A single genomic interval of bacterium harbors:
- a CDS encoding Rieske (2Fe-2S) protein — protein sequence MAAERIRVASFASLREGVGTSVRVQDMEIALFRRGSSVYAIENLCPHQHIPVLDEGELDGNIITCPMHGWRYDITDGRCVHASSRLTTFSVSMDGDDVYIELPEEEQEPWW from the coding sequence ATGGCTGCCGAGCGCATCCGTGTCGCGTCATTCGCCTCTCTCCGTGAAGGAGTAGGCACGTCGGTGCGTGTGCAGGACATGGAGATCGCGCTGTTTCGACGTGGCAGCAGCGTCTATGCAATTGAGAACCTCTGTCCGCATCAGCACATCCCCGTTCTTGACGAGGGCGAGCTGGATGGCAACATCATCACCTGTCCCATGCACGGTTGGCGCTACGATATCACTGACGGACGCTGCGTGCATGCGTCGAGTCGTCTGACGACGTTTTCTGTCTCGATGGACGGTGACGATGTCTATATCGAACTTCCCGAGGAGGAACAGGAACCGTGGTGGTAA
- a CDS encoding MBL fold metallo-hydrolase — protein sequence MIWTRFGRFEIAAIETGHFKLDGGAMFGVVPKNLWERKNPADAQNRIEMTMRTLVLRDAEHTILVDAGVGRKDSGKFQDIFAIEFDEVSLERGLKQLGIAPADVTDLIATHLHFDHIGGAVIRENDSLRLTFPNAMHHVQREQWTWACNPSQRDRASYMPDNFRPIEDAGKLQLLDGNEELLPGLQLEVVNGHTFGQQIVRIVDGDQSLVFAADLIPMCSHVPDAWIMGYDLQPIVTLGEKQQMLKRAVESGDVLLFEHDRAIPASLVEHGEKGYRAAHEGKLEDVLTAAGKRGA from the coding sequence ATGATTTGGACTCGTTTCGGCCGCTTTGAAATCGCCGCCATCGAGACTGGCCACTTCAAGCTCGATGGCGGTGCCATGTTCGGTGTTGTCCCGAAGAATCTCTGGGAACGTAAAAATCCCGCCGATGCGCAGAACCGTATCGAGATGACCATGCGCACGCTCGTGCTGCGCGATGCAGAGCACACCATTCTTGTTGACGCCGGCGTCGGTAGAAAGGACTCCGGAAAATTTCAGGACATTTTTGCAATTGAGTTTGACGAGGTCAGCCTCGAGCGCGGGTTGAAGCAGCTCGGCATCGCACCTGCGGATGTGACCGACCTGATAGCCACCCATCTGCACTTTGATCATATTGGTGGCGCTGTCATCCGTGAAAACGACTCGCTGCGACTGACATTTCCCAACGCCATGCATCATGTGCAGCGCGAGCAGTGGACCTGGGCATGCAACCCTTCTCAGCGTGACCGCGCGAGCTATATGCCAGACAATTTTCGTCCCATAGAGGACGCCGGTAAACTGCAGCTTCTTGATGGCAACGAAGAGTTGCTGCCCGGATTGCAGCTCGAGGTTGTCAATGGGCACACGTTCGGACAGCAGATCGTCCGTATTGTTGACGGGGATCAGTCCCTTGTCTTCGCAGCGGATCTCATCCCGATGTGTTCGCATGTCCCTGATGCGTGGATCATGGGCTATGACCTGCAGCCCATCGTGACGCTCGGGGAGAAGCAGCAGATGCTGAAGCGTGCCGTGGAGTCTGGTGATGTTCTGCTGTTTGAGCATGATCGCGCCATCCCGGCCTCGCTCGTCGAACACGGCGAGAAAGGATACCGGGCGGCTCATGAAGGGAAGCTCGAGGACGTACTCACCGCTGCCGGGAAACGAGGAGCGTAA
- a CDS encoding 4Fe-4S dicluster domain-containing protein encodes MAIYITDECINCGACEPECPNTAIYEGGAEWELGGKEYGEGDASPKGADGFWSADFFYIVPDKCTECETFHDEPQCAAVCPVDCCLPDPNHVESKEELREKVTYLDGIGR; translated from the coding sequence ATGGCAATTTATATCACAGATGAATGTATCAACTGCGGAGCCTGCGAGCCCGAGTGCCCGAATACCGCCATTTACGAGGGCGGCGCCGAGTGGGAACTCGGGGGCAAGGAATACGGGGAAGGTGATGCTTCTCCCAAGGGCGCTGATGGCTTTTGGTCCGCGGACTTTTTCTATATCGTTCCAGACAAGTGCACTGAATGTGAGACCTTCCACGACGAGCCCCAGTGTGCCGCCGTATGTCCTGTCGACTGCTGCCTCCCGGATCCGAATCATGTGGAGAGCAAGGAAGAGCTTCGCGAGAAAGTGACATACCTCGATGGGATTGGCCGCTGA
- the bshC gene encoding bacillithiol biosynthesis cysteine-adding enzyme BshC, whose amino-acid sequence MITLPFSSLPGTPDLFVDYTENVSDASNYFMGHFQDLLAYETHLGALERRGCKREELYEILVRQNKQFRATDATFANLEAFRQEQTFTVVTGQQVGLFTGPLYSIYKALTAVQMARWLTDQFPGYRFVPVFWLETEDHDFLEINNCGQINEENNFTHITYAQPEEDAPRNLTPIHLMNFDERIEESFAQLEQALPETDFTPDVLRMLRQAYAEGEGLAKAFARFFNALYPDSGMIFLDPSDHEVKQLAAPVILQELETYPTTGEEVIKRSAELEERYHAQIKPRAVNLFFIHKNNRYSIEPSEYGFFLKGTRQRFTQEELLEIANNEPERFSPNVLLRPIMQDFLLPTVAYIAGPSEVSYFAQLQPAYDHFGLPMPLIIPRASLTIVERKVDKVFKKFDLPYSSMFLDNEEAYRLISMRNGQKARFNFEDFRSRVEELLGEMEFAASEEDANLGGPANSTSGQVRKALSTFEDKLFQHRKQRDDVLMRQIDKMHVYLAPEGKPQERQLNIITLLNRYGRDVLPMIEEACQPFPAEHRLLFL is encoded by the coding sequence ATGATCACACTGCCTTTCTCCTCCCTGCCGGGGACACCCGATCTTTTTGTTGACTACACGGAAAACGTCTCCGATGCTTCAAATTATTTCATGGGACATTTCCAGGACCTCCTCGCATACGAAACGCATCTTGGCGCACTTGAGCGCCGGGGATGCAAGCGTGAAGAACTGTACGAAATTCTCGTGCGGCAGAACAAGCAGTTCCGGGCGACGGACGCCACCTTTGCGAACCTCGAAGCCTTCCGTCAGGAACAAACGTTCACTGTGGTCACCGGGCAACAGGTCGGACTCTTCACCGGTCCCCTCTATTCCATCTACAAGGCTCTCACAGCTGTGCAGATGGCACGCTGGCTGACGGATCAGTTTCCCGGCTACCGTTTCGTGCCGGTGTTCTGGCTGGAAACCGAGGATCATGATTTTCTCGAAATCAATAATTGTGGCCAGATCAACGAAGAAAACAATTTCACGCACATCACATACGCGCAGCCGGAGGAAGACGCCCCCCGGAATCTCACCCCGATTCATCTCATGAACTTCGATGAGCGTATCGAGGAGAGCTTTGCGCAACTCGAGCAGGCACTGCCGGAAACAGACTTTACGCCGGATGTGCTGCGCATGCTCAGGCAGGCCTATGCCGAGGGTGAAGGATTGGCAAAAGCGTTCGCGCGATTTTTCAACGCGCTCTATCCTGACAGTGGGATGATTTTCCTCGATCCTTCCGATCATGAAGTCAAACAGCTCGCCGCCCCCGTCATTCTGCAGGAGCTCGAAACCTATCCCACGACGGGTGAGGAAGTCATCAAACGAAGCGCGGAACTGGAGGAACGCTATCACGCTCAGATCAAACCCCGGGCCGTTAACCTGTTCTTCATTCACAAGAACAACCGTTACTCGATCGAACCGAGCGAGTACGGGTTCTTCCTCAAAGGCACTCGCCAGCGCTTCACGCAGGAAGAGCTGCTCGAAATTGCCAACAATGAGCCGGAGCGGTTCTCCCCGAATGTGCTCCTGCGTCCCATCATGCAGGATTTCCTCCTTCCCACCGTCGCGTACATCGCGGGTCCTTCCGAGGTGTCGTATTTCGCCCAGCTTCAGCCGGCGTATGATCACTTCGGACTGCCCATGCCGCTGATCATTCCACGGGCGAGCCTGACCATCGTCGAACGAAAAGTGGACAAGGTGTTCAAGAAATTCGATCTCCCCTACAGCAGCATGTTTCTCGACAACGAGGAAGCATACCGCCTCATCAGTATGCGAAACGGACAGAAAGCGCGTTTCAATTTCGAGGATTTTCGCAGCCGCGTCGAGGAGCTGCTCGGAGAGATGGAATTCGCCGCTTCGGAGGAGGATGCGAATCTCGGCGGACCCGCCAATTCAACCTCGGGACAGGTACGGAAAGCGTTGTCGACCTTTGAGGACAAACTCTTCCAGCATCGCAAACAGCGTGATGACGTGCTCATGCGGCAAATAGACAAGATGCATGTCTACCTCGCGCCCGAAGGGAAACCGCAGGAACGTCAGTTGAACATCATCACCCTGCTCAATCGCTACGGCCGCGATGTTCTGCCCATGATCGAGGAGGCGTGCCAGCCGTTCCCGGCCGAACACCGCCTTCTCTTTCTCTGA
- a CDS encoding OmpA family protein: protein MRCATILLLLTLLSFPVRTLAQSDIPMKLTCSHASVVKSEVRSVTEGDPMLLTTTPVNQKGEHIPGLKPSDFSITKGRKVAEILSVEEITAVENTVMRIIFMVDNSQSMSPYLDLLRSTLEKTIRGFSDAVRVSVIFFREGEQAAPAFTYNGRPLPMIRLPYTYDKARAVDYTQKLLRERNLTRNTYLYDGAYAASQQIEADTGKVDKSFAIIFSDGEDNASEVEDATALQADRSGTVFFTIDYLTKANNFLVKLAENSGGEHFQASNAEDLAGIFEAIADKIVAKGYTLRYKFKGTPAVDLAASAQELLMEEDIIRETFPLLNYIFFAQGSAVIPDRYERLAPEALQEFDESGIEGGALDFYYNVLNVLGSRMRQLPDATLQVSGYLNNTGTEKRNTQLATDRAEAVRNYLRTVWGIDEGRISTDAAALPPVPSSSRDSLGQAENRRVELHSDSWELLKPVTFVRRIASVRPDHVVFTPTIRAEEGIDNWVLSIEQQGQAFDTRKGSQPEKSIRWNWKNRDGNLPASEGDLLCRLQVHDRAGDSDVSDPVRISVREVKRERRQNVSVTEGGITKEKISLILFPFDVAEPGDRNIAIMEQFVYPRLTATDSVTVNGYTDVIGSDEYNLKLSEQRAEAVAAQLRETLGEASAERIKTVGHGESTPLYPNALPEGRFYNRTVNLLIEKYPE from the coding sequence ATGCGTTGCGCAACAATTCTGCTGCTGCTCACTCTTTTGTCTTTCCCCGTCCGTACCCTCGCACAAAGTGACATCCCGATGAAGCTCACCTGTTCGCACGCTTCGGTGGTAAAATCCGAGGTGCGTTCCGTGACGGAGGGCGATCCGATGTTGCTGACGACGACACCCGTCAATCAGAAAGGGGAGCATATCCCCGGACTCAAACCCTCCGATTTCAGTATCACCAAAGGCAGGAAAGTCGCGGAGATTCTTTCCGTCGAGGAAATCACGGCTGTCGAGAATACGGTGATGCGCATCATTTTCATGGTGGATAACAGCCAGTCCATGAGTCCGTATCTGGATCTCCTCCGCAGCACACTGGAAAAAACCATCCGCGGTTTTTCGGATGCCGTGCGGGTGTCGGTCATTTTTTTCCGCGAAGGCGAACAGGCAGCGCCAGCGTTCACCTACAACGGGCGGCCGCTCCCGATGATCCGCCTGCCCTACACCTATGACAAGGCGCGTGCCGTAGACTACACGCAAAAGCTTCTGCGTGAGCGCAACCTCACGCGCAATACGTATCTGTACGACGGAGCGTATGCGGCCTCTCAGCAGATCGAAGCTGATACGGGGAAGGTGGATAAGAGCTTCGCCATCATTTTCAGCGACGGAGAGGACAATGCCAGTGAAGTCGAAGACGCAACAGCGCTGCAGGCCGATAGGTCAGGTACGGTGTTCTTCACCATCGACTATCTGACGAAGGCCAATAATTTTCTCGTAAAACTTGCTGAAAACAGTGGCGGCGAGCATTTCCAGGCCAGCAACGCGGAAGATCTGGCAGGGATTTTTGAAGCCATCGCCGACAAGATCGTCGCCAAGGGATATACGTTGCGTTACAAATTCAAGGGTACTCCAGCTGTGGATCTTGCGGCCTCGGCGCAGGAACTGCTGATGGAAGAAGATATCATCCGTGAAACCTTCCCGCTGCTCAACTACATCTTTTTCGCCCAGGGATCGGCCGTCATTCCCGACCGCTATGAGAGACTGGCACCAGAGGCGTTGCAGGAATTCGACGAAAGTGGAATTGAGGGAGGCGCGCTTGATTTCTACTACAACGTGCTCAATGTGCTCGGGAGCCGTATGCGCCAGCTGCCCGACGCCACGCTTCAGGTCTCCGGATACCTCAACAATACCGGAACGGAAAAACGAAATACCCAGCTCGCAACCGACAGGGCGGAAGCAGTGCGAAATTACCTGCGGACCGTTTGGGGCATCGATGAAGGACGCATCAGCACTGATGCCGCGGCGCTGCCGCCTGTGCCTTCATCTTCGCGCGACAGTCTGGGACAGGCGGAAAACCGCCGTGTCGAGCTGCATTCCGACAGCTGGGAGCTGCTCAAACCCGTCACGTTTGTCCGTCGCATCGCCAGCGTGCGTCCCGATCACGTGGTCTTTACTCCGACCATCAGGGCCGAAGAGGGGATCGACAACTGGGTGCTCTCGATCGAACAGCAGGGACAGGCGTTCGATACGCGCAAGGGCTCACAGCCGGAGAAAAGTATTCGCTGGAACTGGAAAAACAGGGACGGAAACCTTCCGGCCAGCGAAGGCGACCTGCTCTGCCGACTGCAGGTGCACGACCGTGCGGGCGACAGTGATGTATCCGATCCCGTGCGCATCAGCGTGCGGGAGGTAAAACGCGAGCGACGACAGAATGTGTCCGTCACCGAGGGTGGGATCACGAAGGAAAAAATAAGTCTGATCCTCTTTCCCTTCGATGTGGCCGAACCCGGCGATCGCAATATCGCCATCATGGAACAGTTCGTGTATCCGCGTCTCACGGCAACCGATTCTGTCACCGTGAATGGCTATACCGATGTCATCGGGAGCGACGAATACAACCTCAAGCTCTCAGAGCAGCGGGCGGAAGCCGTCGCTGCGCAGCTGCGTGAAACGCTTGGGGAGGCGAGTGCAGAGCGCATCAAAACCGTGGGACATGGGGAAAGCACCCCGCTGTATCCCAACGCGCTGCCAGAGGGACGGTTTTACAACCGTACGGTCAACCTGTTGATTGAAAAATATCCGGAATAG
- a CDS encoding glycosyltransferase translates to MMWLYFILLVAYLLKILLFYSGARRATNKRLSEELPSVSVIVAARNEEHNIGVCLDSLAELEYAGRMEIIVVDDQSTDNTGVLIDEYAVRVPHLRKLRTEGSVHGLRGKANAITQAIEASSGEIILTTDADCRVSPRWVQETVAQYDAQTGCVCGVTLIEFDSVFTGMQSVDWAYLLTIASAGVGWGYALSAVGNNMSFRRQAYDDVGGYEGVGFSVTEDFILFKAIAYETDWTVRYPVSPDTLVWSKACANARELYRQKKRWGKGGLDIHPVGFGIMSIGWLMNAAILVLPCIGLPLWSWLIGVAGKFAGDALLLSFPFRMLKQRKLFRYFLIFEVYYLLYVTILPFVVVFGGRVVWKDRKL, encoded by the coding sequence ATGATGTGGCTGTATTTCATATTGCTTGTTGCGTACCTGCTCAAGATCCTGCTGTTCTATTCCGGTGCACGCAGAGCGACCAATAAACGTCTTTCCGAAGAGCTGCCATCGGTTTCCGTAATCGTGGCTGCCAGAAACGAAGAACACAACATCGGCGTTTGCCTCGATAGTCTTGCGGAACTGGAATACGCTGGCAGGATGGAGATCATTGTTGTTGATGATCAGAGCACCGACAACACCGGTGTACTGATTGACGAATACGCGGTGCGTGTTCCTCACCTGCGCAAACTGCGTACGGAAGGCAGCGTTCATGGTCTGCGTGGCAAGGCAAACGCCATCACGCAGGCTATTGAAGCCAGCAGTGGTGAAATCATCCTTACCACCGATGCCGATTGCCGGGTATCTCCTCGATGGGTGCAGGAAACTGTCGCACAATATGATGCACAGACCGGGTGTGTCTGCGGTGTGACATTGATCGAATTTGATTCCGTGTTCACGGGAATGCAGAGCGTGGACTGGGCGTACCTGCTCACCATCGCATCCGCCGGTGTGGGCTGGGGATATGCGCTCAGTGCGGTTGGCAACAACATGTCCTTCCGACGCCAGGCCTATGATGATGTGGGCGGGTATGAAGGCGTCGGCTTCAGTGTGACGGAGGATTTCATTCTCTTCAAGGCCATCGCATACGAAACTGATTGGACCGTGCGCTATCCGGTTTCCCCCGACACACTAGTCTGGTCCAAGGCCTGCGCCAACGCACGCGAACTGTACCGGCAGAAAAAACGATGGGGAAAGGGCGGCCTCGATATTCATCCCGTAGGCTTCGGTATCATGAGCATTGGCTGGCTGATGAATGCTGCCATACTGGTGCTGCCGTGCATCGGACTCCCACTCTGGAGTTGGCTGATCGGGGTCGCCGGCAAATTCGCGGGAGATGCGCTTCTGCTTTCATTTCCTTTCCGCATGCTGAAGCAGCGGAAACTGTTTCGATATTTTCTTATCTTCGAAGTGTATTACCTCCTCTACGTAACGATTCTCCCGTTTGTCGTGGTCTTCGGCGGACGTGTGGTATGGAAGGATCGAAAGCTCTGA
- a CDS encoding polysaccharide deacetylase family protein produces the protein MSLSQPYRHAVYRLQSELPRMYPGVQHRLRDASSLAVTIDDGPASHPVDALLELLDSQRMLTTWFFSGEAVRRLPETARAIVDAGHEAATHGNAHRGILRFSDQKLRDDIARSLDSIENATGVRPTIYRPPYGRILPRQLSIVRALGCRTVLWSQLPGDWNHRLPQALLRQRLARLRGGDILVLHDREHRRQQLMQNLRIVASVLRGKHLHTVPLGDGERLP, from the coding sequence GTGTCACTATCACAACCATATCGTCACGCAGTCTACCGTCTGCAATCCGAGCTGCCCCGCATGTACCCGGGCGTGCAGCATCGTCTGCGTGACGCCTCATCCCTGGCTGTCACGATAGACGACGGTCCGGCGTCACATCCTGTCGACGCATTGCTCGAGCTGCTCGATAGTCAGCGTATGCTGACGACATGGTTCTTCAGCGGGGAAGCGGTACGCAGATTGCCCGAAACAGCTCGTGCCATCGTCGATGCGGGTCATGAGGCAGCAACGCACGGCAATGCGCACAGGGGAATCCTTCGTTTCAGCGACCAGAAGTTGCGAGACGACATCGCGCGGTCTCTCGACAGCATTGAGAACGCGACGGGCGTGCGTCCCACCATCTATCGTCCTCCGTACGGACGCATCCTTCCGCGTCAATTGTCCATCGTTCGCGCACTCGGTTGCAGAACGGTCCTGTGGTCACAGCTGCCGGGAGACTGGAATCATCGTTTGCCGCAGGCGCTGCTGCGACAGCGGCTCGCGCGTCTGCGGGGTGGGGATATACTCGTGCTGCACGACCGCGAGCACAGGCGTCAGCAGTTGATGCAGAATCTCCGCATCGTCGCTTCGGTACTCCGAGGAAAGCACCTGCATACAGTGCCTCTCGGAGATGGGGAGCGTTTGCCATGA
- a CDS encoding DUF1207 domain-containing protein: MKTPTFLALCFLAVFQPAYSQSGDSSVFHESRLLFAPLQASHLEPRVGLTRLVQNERLRLDIGNSIDIATWKDVFGGADMAIGADFFTWTSLRQEKDFHFPVDAVDYLFGLNASYRRSLSTDAVLSARLRISHISAHLVDGSFDKDIGAWREQLPRVYSREFFEGIVALEYLRWLRVYAGLTYIYHIDPPDLGKWHPQGGVEAAWISPAGLPFHPYVAVDVRAMDVHGWGAAVSTQIGVKIGRWRGSGVDVFIAYYEGKSQHGEYHDRNWAYWGPGFNISF; encoded by the coding sequence ATGAAAACGCCCACCTTCCTTGCCCTCTGCTTTCTTGCAGTGTTTCAACCCGCATATTCGCAATCCGGTGATTCCTCCGTCTTTCATGAAAGTCGCCTGCTGTTTGCGCCGTTGCAGGCTTCGCATCTCGAACCGCGTGTCGGACTGACTCGCCTTGTACAGAACGAGCGCCTGCGCCTCGACATTGGCAATTCCATCGACATCGCGACATGGAAAGATGTGTTTGGTGGTGCTGACATGGCTATCGGTGCGGATTTCTTTACATGGACCTCATTGCGGCAGGAAAAGGATTTCCATTTCCCCGTTGATGCCGTCGATTATCTTTTCGGACTCAATGCATCGTACCGACGCAGTCTGTCGACGGATGCCGTACTTTCTGCTCGCCTGCGTATCTCTCACATCAGTGCGCACCTGGTGGACGGGAGCTTCGATAAGGACATCGGGGCGTGGCGGGAACAGCTGCCCCGTGTGTACAGCAGGGAATTTTTCGAAGGCATCGTTGCGCTTGAATATCTTCGCTGGCTGCGCGTGTATGCCGGACTTACGTACATCTATCACATTGATCCACCTGATCTCGGGAAATGGCATCCACAGGGCGGCGTCGAAGCCGCGTGGATTTCTCCCGCCGGACTTCCTTTCCATCCATACGTCGCAGTCGATGTGCGCGCCATGGATGTGCATGGGTGGGGTGCAGCGGTTTCCACGCAGATCGGCGTGAAGATCGGTCGCTGGCGTGGCAGCGGGGTGGATGTGTTCATCGCCTACTATGAAGGGAAAAGTCAGCACGGTGAGTATCACGATCGCAACTGGGCGTACTGGGGACCCGGGTTTAATATTTCATTCTGA
- a CDS encoding ABC transporter permease, whose protein sequence is MQIGESITTAWQMLRGNKLRSFLTLLSIAIGVFSIISVMTSLGALQNSIEGGLSALGANTFQVQKYPNNQGGGPEWHMRMRNRQDITYQQGLAVAQRTQGAKAVGLEVWKFGFEVRWQKRTTNPNISVAGETPAGLVTNQWDIDQGRPIMQSDLDLTRKVVVLGYDLKRILFPPSYNPVGEDVVLGGVHYKVIGTLKQRGGFFGNQDRYFIIPITTFFERFGKNRSIHIMVQSESRENFADVRDNVIGILRAVRDVPPGEENDFAIFSNESVIRQFNETTSMVRIGTLAIAAVALLAAGIGIMNIMLVSVTERTKEIGVRKAVGATRSSIVSQFLSEAVVISVLGGLVGIVLGLAAGNILAVALEIDPVVEIGWIAGGILICCFIGVAFGTYPAWKASNLDPIDALRYE, encoded by the coding sequence ATGCAAATCGGTGAAAGTATTACCACCGCCTGGCAGATGCTGCGAGGCAACAAGTTGCGCTCCTTTCTCACCCTGCTGAGCATTGCCATCGGGGTGTTCTCCATTATCTCTGTCATGACTTCGCTCGGAGCCCTGCAGAACAGCATCGAGGGGGGACTCAGCGCGCTCGGTGCCAACACCTTTCAGGTGCAGAAATATCCGAACAACCAGGGGGGCGGACCGGAATGGCACATGCGCATGCGGAACCGGCAGGATATCACGTATCAGCAGGGACTCGCGGTGGCGCAGCGGACGCAAGGCGCGAAGGCTGTCGGACTCGAGGTCTGGAAATTCGGTTTTGAGGTCCGCTGGCAAAAGCGCACGACCAATCCCAACATCTCCGTGGCAGGGGAGACGCCCGCCGGACTCGTGACGAATCAGTGGGACATTGACCAGGGGCGGCCCATCATGCAGTCGGATCTCGATCTGACAAGGAAGGTTGTCGTGCTGGGCTACGATCTCAAGCGCATCCTCTTCCCGCCATCGTACAATCCTGTCGGCGAGGACGTTGTGCTCGGGGGTGTGCATTACAAAGTGATAGGGACGCTGAAACAACGCGGTGGTTTTTTCGGAAACCAGGACCGCTATTTCATCATTCCCATCACGACATTCTTCGAGCGCTTCGGAAAAAACCGCTCAATACATATCATGGTGCAGTCGGAGTCCCGAGAAAATTTTGCTGATGTCCGTGACAACGTCATTGGCATTCTGCGTGCCGTGCGTGACGTGCCTCCGGGAGAGGAAAACGACTTCGCGATATTTTCCAACGAATCCGTCATCCGTCAGTTCAATGAAACAACATCGATGGTGCGCATCGGTACACTGGCAATTGCTGCGGTCGCACTGCTCGCTGCAGGCATTGGCATCATGAATATCATGCTTGTTTCCGTGACCGAGCGCACGAAGGAAATCGGTGTGCGTAAGGCCGTCGGAGCCACGCGATCGTCCATCGTCTCGCAGTTCCTTTCAGAGGCTGTGGTGATCTCCGTGCTCGGGGGACTCGTGGGTATCGTGCTTGGACTTGCCGCGGGCAACATACTCGCCGTGGCGCTGGAAATTGATCCCGTCGTCGAGATCGGATGGATCGCGGGTGGCATTCTGATCTGTTGCTTTATCGGGGTTGCCTTCGGCACATATCCTGCCTGGAAGGCGTCGAATCTCGATCCCATCGACGCGCTTCGCTACGAGTGA
- a CDS encoding ABC transporter permease has product MLTLHDFKEGIRIALTAIGANKLRSVLTTLGIVIGVVVVTLMATVIEGLGAALDKSISSLGTDVYYLSKWDWFGGEWWKARNRKDVTVEQAEELKDRFQLAEAVVPVVSTWQRTMKYKNRSVKGNVNGTVPEYEITSGVVPEEGRFFNLYESNAGRPVCVIGYDVANNLFEREDPIGKTIKISGYSYRVIGVFEKEGDFLGTSMFSKDTQAFIPMENFLKIFGTNRSIDIHVKMREGVAKEDAKAEMIGVFRSIRGVPPGEENDFGVNTQDFLKQVFDGVVSTIGVVGFLITSLSLLVGGVGIMNIMFVSVKERTKEIGTRKALGAKRRSILFQFLIEAATICLIGGILGLAISWPLSLIIDEVLPSSMPLWVVGLSMSISIAVGLISGIVPAYTAAKMNPVDALRYE; this is encoded by the coding sequence ATGCTGACACTTCACGATTTCAAAGAGGGCATTCGAATTGCGCTGACAGCGATTGGCGCGAACAAGCTGCGCTCTGTTCTCACCACACTCGGAATCGTGATTGGCGTCGTGGTTGTCACCCTGATGGCCACCGTGATTGAAGGACTCGGGGCGGCGCTCGACAAGAGCATTTCCTCACTCGGGACGGACGTGTACTACCTGAGTAAGTGGGACTGGTTCGGCGGGGAGTGGTGGAAAGCGCGCAACCGCAAGGATGTGACCGTCGAGCAGGCGGAAGAACTCAAGGATCGCTTCCAGCTCGCCGAAGCCGTCGTGCCTGTCGTCAGTACCTGGCAGCGCACCATGAAATACAAGAACCGGTCGGTGAAGGGCAACGTCAATGGGACCGTCCCTGAATACGAGATCACTTCAGGTGTCGTGCCTGAGGAAGGACGGTTCTTCAACCTCTACGAATCGAACGCAGGGCGTCCCGTCTGCGTCATTGGTTATGATGTTGCCAACAATTTGTTTGAGCGTGAGGATCCGATCGGGAAAACCATAAAGATCTCAGGCTACAGTTATCGCGTCATTGGTGTCTTTGAAAAGGAGGGAGATTTTCTCGGGACCAGCATGTTCAGCAAGGACACGCAGGCCTTTATTCCCATGGAAAATTTCCTGAAGATTTTCGGCACCAATCGAAGCATAGATATCCACGTGAAAATGCGTGAAGGGGTGGCGAAGGAGGACGCGAAGGCGGAAATGATCGGAGTGTTCCGAAGTATTCGCGGGGTCCCTCCAGGAGAGGAAAACGACTTCGGCGTCAATACGCAGGATTTTCTCAAACAGGTATTCGATGGCGTGGTCAGTACCATCGGTGTGGTCGGTTTTCTCATCACATCGCTCTCTCTGCTTGTCGGCGGCGTCGGCATCATGAATATCATGTTCGTGTCCGTCAAGGAGCGGACCAAGGAAATCGGTACCCGCAAGGCACTCGGTGCAAAGCGCCGCTCCATTCTCTTCCAGTTTTTGATCGAGGCCGCGACGATCTGTCTGATCGGCGGCATACTTGGACTGGCCATTTCCTGGCCGCTCAGTTTGATTATCGACGAAGTTCTGCCATCGAGCATGCCGCTCTGGGTGGTCGGACTTTCCATGTCCATTTCCATCGCTGTCGGACTCATCTCGGGCATCGTGCCTGCGTACACAGCGGCGAAGATGAATCCCGTCGACGCCCTTCGCTACGAATAG